ACAcgctttttttatataaaaaacatCTTGTACGTAAACCAAAAATGGTAtatattcaagaaaaaaaaagagtgccTACACTGAAGGGTGGAGAGCCAAATGGTAGCAGTTTGGCCATGAAGCATTCCATCTATACATGCATGTTTTTTGTCTTATCATGAGAAGAAAGAGCCAATGTATGCATGCATTGTACTACACCCCAACTATACCATTTCCATGGTAGAGAAGTGAAAGGGCTTGTTTGGCACAACTCAAGATCGAGGACGATCGCCTGACAAATAATTTTGTAACTTTTATTACTACTAATCCGCAAGTATTCGGATAACAGCAAATCCACCTTCTCCACGACGTGCAAATGAACATGTTCTCGCCTGGTACGACTGCATCGTCGTCCAGAGTCGTCGACGATGGCCCAGAAGTTCTCGCCCGACGCGGCCAGGAACTCCGGAACGAAGTCCAAGGCGCCAGCGCCAATGGCTCCTCCATGCACATCGTAGCGAGAGGTAGTCCGCCGCGCTCGATATGTTCGGCTGCTGCTGCCTCACGATGCCGTAGTCCTGCGTGACCCCTGTCCGGCCGGAGTAGTTGCTGCTGCCTTGGTCCTCCGTGATCGCCGGAGTGTCCTTGCAGGCCATGCCACTACATACGCCGGCCACGGTGATGATGGTTTCGATGGCACTGTGctccttgttcttgtgcttcTTCTGCTGTATCTTGGTTCTCCAGAAGTTCTTGACCTCGTTGTCCGTCCGGCCGGGGAGGTGCTTGGCGATCCTAGACCACCTGTGTAGAAATTATCAGCAACCAGTTACTAGCAGTTTATGGATTAGCGTGCTGGAGCACGGGGAAATTTAACTCTGGCCGATCGAATGAGAGTACTTGTTGCCCCATCTGGCCTGCAGCTGGACGATgcgctcctgctcctccgccgtCATGTTGCCGCGCCGCACGTCCGGGCGCAGGTAGTTGAGCCACCGCAGCCGGCAGCTCTTCCCGGTGCGGTTTagaccggcggcgcgggcgaggttGTTCCAGGCGCCCTCGCCGTGGGCAGCTATGTAGTTGACGAGGACGTGGTCCTCCTCCACCGTCCAGGGGCCCTTGCGCACGGCCGGCTGGGGCACCACCTGCTccacgccggcgacggcgtccaCGGCGGACTGCATGGCTCCGTCGCCTCGATTGGCGCGGCCTAACCGTACCGTACGTCGCCGCGCGACGCTTATATAGTGGAGCTGGCTCGATGACGTGACGTGCATGAGCCATTGAGCCCGATGTATGATACAGTTCGGCGCGCCTAACTCCAAAAGGCGCTCGATCGCCGAGGTCCCGAAACAGACGTCGAGCCGCGCTCCAGCCTCCAGGAGAGAAAATGCGCCTCTCGACCGTCATCTCTCTCGCTGGCTATATGCGCACGCTTTCGATCTCTCATTTGCAAACCAGGCCAACTTTTCAAGACCCTTTCTTCCTGCAATTCTCAGAGCACGTGTGTGTTCGTGCATGTATGAGGCAAAGGCACGTACGTGGAAGCATCGAGCACGTATATGGCTCTTCAGACTTGCAGTCACGAACAGCTGCCGTGCACACATGAGTACATGACACATCGATCGGTCGATTTTTTTCCTTGCAAATTGATGAGCATTACGTTTCCCGTAGTAGCAAGCGTGCATCGTGCAGCCTTCGTCCGGCCGTAGCTGGCATGCCGCCGGTAACATGAGGCGAGAGGAGCACGAGCACGTCGACCTCAGGAGGCTTGGAAGTGCGTCCAAGTCATCCCCAACTCCAGGCATCTCAGAATGAAATCTTCACCGTCGCGTCGACCTcgacattttttttaaaaggaacggcaaaaggtttgccgtaatttttattagaaaaagaaaaatagaaaaagagaTACAACATCACAAGAGTTACACCTTGAAGGGGACAAGCTGTGGAACCCACCCACCGCAGCCCCCTCAACAACAGCAACCAAAACACTACTGAAACGGTAATGCTACTCGGGGCAGGTTTCAACAGACACTAATCTTGCGAAGATGAATTCAGGGCTCCTGTGTTTCCTTTCAGACGCATGGCTGAGTTAAACTGTTGGACGTCCTCTTTGATCAAGTATGCATCCTCTATCACTCCTTCGGTCTCATGTCTGATTATACGCGTTCTTTCCGAATATTCCACCAGAAATGGACGATCAGTCCGACAAATAATGCCGTTTTATCCTCCTTTGCTATCCGACGGAACCTGGCCTCGTTCCGGTGCCGCGTCTCCCGCGCCGCTTGAGAAAGGCGGTCACTTGGGCGTTCGATCTCCAGGATCGCGGCCGAGGATCTCCGAGGTCGGATGCAATACCATGCTGCTCATGATGCTTAACGAAGTTCTTTAACCCTAAAATTAACACCGTGTTACACCCAGCCCTCCCAATTTTGGGTGTCAACGTATCTCACCTCAGATGATAACCCGATGC
This sequence is a window from Setaria italica strain Yugu1 chromosome III, Setaria_italica_v2.0, whole genome shotgun sequence. Protein-coding genes within it:
- the LOC101759301 gene encoding transcription factor MYB24 — encoded protein: MQSAVDAVAGVEQVVPQPAVRKGPWTVEEDHVLVNYIAAHGEGAWNNLARAAGLNRTGKSCRLRWLNYLRPDVRRGNMTAEEQERIVQLQARWGNKWSRIAKHLPGRTDNEVKNFWRTKIQQKKHKNKEHSAIETIITVAGVCSGMACKDTPAITEDQGSSNYSGRTGVTQDYGIVRQQQPNISSAADYLSLRYGTRSHMVSVLHNWPRK